Below is a window of Ovis aries strain OAR_USU_Benz2616 breed Rambouillet chromosome 20, ARS-UI_Ramb_v3.0, whole genome shotgun sequence DNA.
CAGCTTCCTGCTCAGTACCCAGGCATCCAGCCCCCGGCTCACCCCCACCCCTTTCGGCCCCTACTCCCCTCAGGAACTCAGGGTTCCGGCCCTCCTCCCAAATCCCAGCTACCCCCTCCCCCATCGGTTTCTCCCCTCCAGGGTATGGAGGCTGAGAGACCCCAGGAAGAAGAGGATGGTGAGCAGGTGAGCTCGGCACTGGGCTGGGGAGGCTGacactgggagagagagaggtgagaGGACCTGGGGCAGAGACTGAGTGACGGTGGACGCCGGGGACTTGGACGGGTTTGGGCACACtgaggcaggaacagagacacagaggaagTGGGCTGCTGGCCTagccctctgcccaccccacccccacttgaCCGGAACGGATgtctctcagcatcagggcccCCATCAGGATGAGCATGGCTGGCCCCCCGCGAGCTCCAGCACTCGGCCTTGGAGGTCTGCCCCtccgtcccctcctcctccagggactcgcCCTACAGGTACCCCCAGCCCCGCTCTGGGGAGCTCCCTGACCTGGTACACACTTCTTTCCTGATCCTATTACCAAGGCCCACTCCGTCAGGGGCTCTCTCCCCAACCCTCTCCAACTCCCCATCACACCCTGGTAGCCCTgacacccccaacacacacacacacacaccactccttTTGCCAACCTCCCTGGATCTGAGCCCCCgcctcctctccccagccctggggccccGCTCGGCCTCCCTGCTCTCCCTGCAGACCGAGCTCCTTCTGGACCTGGTAGCAGAGGCCCAGTCCCGCCGCCTAGAGGAGCAGAGAGCCACCTTCCATCCCCCCAAGAACCCCCCAAGCCTAGGTCGAGCCCTGCCCCGGCCTCTTGAGGACAGAGAACAGCTCTACAGCACCATCATCAGTCACCAGGTGAGAcaacccctgcccctccccccagaaGGCAAGACCCAGGCTTCTTGGTTCTGGCCCCTTTTCTCTCTTGGGTCCTACCCCTCCTTCTCCCCAGGCATCTGCCCCCTCGCCTACTCTCCCTATCCCCACATCATTGGTGTCCTTTATGCCCCTCACaccagccctgcctcctctcaAGGCCTGCTCCTCTTAAAACCTCACCATCAACCTCCTCTTCCTCTACTCCTCCAGTGCCAGCGGATGGAAGCCCAGCGGTCAGAGCCTCCTCTACCCCCAGGGGGGCAGGAGCTCTTGGAGTTGCTGCTGAGAGTTCAGGGTGGGGGTCGAATGGAGGAGCAAAGGTCCcggccccccacacacacctgctGAGACTTgagcccccaccaccccctctgCATTCCTGGGGCTCAAAAGCTGGGCAGCCCCACTCATGCCCTCACCCCTGCTGGGGAGGAGCACCAGAGactggaagacccagcagaaaTCTCAATATTCATCACCCTCATCCACCTTTCCTGGGAAGTGGAGCGGGCGAAAGTCTCAAAGCCTAGGAATAGCCAAGGTAGGATGGATAATAACTCCCGCCATAACCAAGTGTGTTATGAGGCTATGAGAGGATCCCAGCCTCAGTGGGACACCTCACCCTCTCTTCTGATCTCAGGGAGTGCCTGAGAGTCTCCGTCCTGAGCTGTGGGAACAACCCCAGTAGTCAAGCTACCAGGTGGGATCTCAGGGTTCTGTCCTCCATCTCCCAAAAGAACGGCAAATCTCCCAAGGTTTTGACCTGGGAATTCCACCCTCCTTCCCaataagaagaaaggaagagagggcacGGCAAGACATAAAGACCATTCTCACATCTCCATCACCCGCACCCCCTAGCCCCAGGCCTACAGGCTGTGAAAGGACATTTAGCCCtgccccccctccctccccactgctgTTCTGAACTGTCTGATGTTTGGTTATATGAATAAATGTGATCCCCCTCTGGACTGAAGACTGGTGTCTGGGGTGGCCGGGTGGAGGGTAGGTAGGTGAGGCCGGAGGCTGCCCGCTCTCCCGAGTCTGGCCAGAGGCCAGCTCCCCTCCCTGGCTGGTTAATTACTGGCTCATTAAGCAGCGGCTGGAGACCTCCCTAATTATCCCCCCCAGCCCCCCTCTCCTGGTTTTAATTAAGTAGAACAGGGAGGGGAGTCATTAGGATAAGAAATATGAACTAAGCTGTCTGTGAACCCAGGCATTCCAGCGGCCAGGGTCGTCATCAGCTTGATCCCGGATTCAGAACCCGGGTGGAAGAACCCCCAGCCTCCAACACGCCCCCGCTTCAAGGCCACAGAAGTCCAGCCCCTGGGCCCTTCCCTCTTTTTCCCCACGGGCTAGTCTCCGCCCTCGTCCCCTCCTCCACTCGGTCTCAGTTCCTATGTTTCTGTGCGTCTCTCTCCGCCCCCAGCTCCTCCCtgttcctcctcccttctcccctcctcttcctccccggctcccctcccccagcctccctccctcgctcccccctcctccctcctccctcctccctctctctctctcacacaccccCGCTTgggcctcctctctctctccggCTCCATTTTCTCCGCCGCCGGGGGCCGGGGTCTCCTGTGGGGGGCCCAGACGGTACCCCAGGTCTCCCTTCAGGGCCGGGGTGAACCCCCGGGAGAGACGGGAGCCGGGGAGACGGGCGGGGGTTGGGGCGGAGGGAGCAGCGGCCCCAGCGAGTTTGGGGGGGAAGTAACCAGGCGGGGGGGAGGGGCGGAGCAGGGAGGGGGCCTCAGGGCCCCCCCCCCAACTATGGACGAGCGGCTGCTGGGGCCGCCCCCTCCAGGCGGGGGCCGGGGGGGCCTTGGATTGGTgggtggggagcctgggggcCCTGGCGAACCTCCCGGTGGCGGAGACCCCGGTGGGGGTAGCGGGGGGGTCCCGGGAGGCCGAGGGAAGCAAGACATCGGGGACATTCTGCAGCAGATAATGACCATCACCGACCAGAGCCTGGACGAGGCCCAGGCCAAGTGAGTGCCCCCAACCCGGGACCCCACACAGACCCAGCAGAAGCCCCGTTCACAGTCTCTGAACCTTCTGGGAGCCCCCAACTCAGGACCCTCCCCAGGATACTACAGCTGTCCTCTCCTTACTCCCGGGAACCCCAAGATAAGTGATCCCTCTCAGACCTCCCTTCACCCCCAGTCCCTGAAACCTTTGAAAAGGGGAACCCTAGGTGGTCTCACCCTCCACCGCTCCCTAACCACCCCACACTCCCCTGGAACATCCTTCCATCTCCAGAGACCCCTTCTGACTCCCAGACTAAAAACCTGCTGTGCTCTCTGCTCCCCTAACTCTCCAGCCCACCCTCTTCCTAGGGCTCTCCAGACCCCTCCCCAGGGCTCCTACCATTTCTCTCcacccagggcccagcctccAAGGTCCTCAGGCACCCTCCGCCCCTGCTCAGTCCCAGGACCCTTCACACTTCTCTATACTGAACTCCCCACTTCAGCTCAGCACCCCTCACCCCCTCAGGCACCTCAGActctcatctcctcctccttctcctcggCCTCCTCCTGGCTTCCTCTGAAATCTACCTAGTCACCCTTATTTCTGCAGTCATTCCCACATCCTCTTCTGTACCTTTCTAGACCGTCTCCCACAGGCCCCACCTGGCCATGGTGCCTTTAGCTGGCGGCACCTTCCCTCCTTCCAGCCAAAGCCAGGCAGCTTCCCCTTGTCTCCGCATGGAAGCTGAACTCTTCCTAAGAACCCCCCAGACTTCATTCGGCCCCCAGCCTTGCTTTTTCTTGCCACAGATTTTCCCACCACCTCCCTATTCCCATGCTCCCCTCTCTTACCCTCGTGGGTGTGTCGTCCTGTGGTTGGTTTTCCCCCTTGACAATTCCATAGCCTCTCAACTTTTCTCTCCCGTTCCCCAAGGAAACATGCCCTAAACTGCCACCGCATGAAGCCTGCTCTCTTTAGCGTCCTGTGTGAAATCAAGGAGAAAACTGGTACGTGAGTTCCCTCCTCCGATTCCTCAACTCTGGGGACAGAACCCTGTTCCCTGTGGAACTTAGGCTAAGAGTTTGACAACTTGGGGCCCTGAGGAAagtgtgggtcaggaagattgctaAGGGGGGCTTGGGTGGGAACCCACGCCTGGAGACTTGGGTCTCCAGGAGGGCTGAGAGCTGGggtgtggggtccctgggtccctAAGTCCACTCGCCTGCACGCTAGGCCTCAGCATTCGAAGCTCCCAAGAGGAGGAGCCTGTGGATCCACAGCTGATGCGCTTGGACAACATGCTTCTGGCAGAGGGTGTGGCTGGGCCTGAGAAAGGGGGTGGCTCAGCGGCTGCAGCGGCAGCAGCTGCAGCCTCCGGGGGCGGAGTGTCCCCTGACAACTCCATCGAACACTCGGACTATCGCAGCAAACTTGCCCAGATCCGCCACATTTACCACTCAGAGCTGGAGAAATATGAGCAGGTGAGGAGAAGAAGCCAGAGTGGGTGGAGGGAGAGGCCTTTAAGGGGGATGCCCAGGGCCAAAGGGCTCCTGCTAACCAAGCCTCGGGGCCCCCACTGCAGGCGTGCAACGAGTTCACAACCCACGTCATGAACCTGCTGAGGGAGCAGAGCCGCACGCGGCCCGTGGCACCCAAGGAGATGGAGCGCATGGTGAGCATCATCCACCGGAAGTTCAGCGCCATCCAGATGCAACTCAAGCAGAGCACCTGCGAGGCCGTCATGATCCTACGTTCCCGCTTCCTGGACGCCAGGTGGGGCCCAGGGCCCCCAAccagcacccagcacccagcTCCTTCCCATTCTTCTCCAAGCCTCGGGGCCACCGTGTTGCGCAGCGCAACACTCTGCTCCGAGACAGTGGCGCCCTCTGAAGCGAATCAACAGGATGGTGCGGCCAGGACACCAGCACCCTCCTCATCACCCCCTCTCTCCTCTATAGACGGAAACGCCGTAACTTCAGCAAACAGGCCACGGAGGTTCTGAATGAGTATTTCTACTCCCACCTGAGTAACCCATACCCGAGTGAGGAGGCTAAGGAGGAGCTCGCCAAGAAGTGCGGAATCACTGTCTCTCAGGTACCAGGGAGGCTCGGGGAGGTGTTTGCAGGGCACACAGCTCTAACTAAGGTGTTGACAGAGGAACAGGTTCCCACCTGACCCTGCTTTCTGCCCACCACCCCGCAGGTCTCCAACTGGTTTGGCAACAAGCGGATTCGCTATAAGAAAAACATAGGAAAGTTCCAAGAGGAGGCAAACATCTATGCCGTGAAGACCGCTGTGTCGGTCACCCAGGGAGGCCACAGCCGTACCAGCTCCCCGACACCCCCTTCCTCCGCAGGTGGATCCCACTGCCACTCTGGCTGGCCCTTCTGCACacttcctgcttttgctcccaCTTCTTGCCCAGGCAGGATCAGAGCAGAAACAGGGGGCCTTCTGGGGTGAGAGGGACCAAGCTGGTCAGATGGGTGGGGATATCAGGGGGCCAAGGCCACTGCAGTGAAGTTATTTCTGCCATTCTTCCAGCAAGTGGCCAGAGGAGGCTTAGAAACAGCTTGCTCCTTCTGAGTGTTGCCATGTTGTCTTGTGGATAATTTGGGTATGGTGGTGCGCCTCCTCTGAGCTAGTCCAGGGCATTTTCTGAAAACTGAAAGCTGTGAGGAGTCTCCCATCTGCCATCACAGGCTCTGTTACACTTCCCTACTTCCCCTTCTGCTCCCCCAAGGCTCTGGCGGCTCTTTCAATCTCTCAGGATCCGGTGACATGTTTCTGGGGATGCCCGGGCTCAACGGAGATTCCTACTCTGCCtcccaggtcaggtggtccatcGCACCTTGAGTAGGGCTCTTTCAAACTCGGTTTCCCTATTTTGGGATATGAAAGTcttttcttctgaggcctctcacTGAGTCCTGTCCTCCCCTGTTGCCTGCAGGTGGAATCACTCCGACACTCAATGGGGCCAGGGGGCTACGGGGATAACCTCGGAGGAGGCCAGATGTACAGCCCTCGGGAAATGAGGGTGAGTAAGCCCCTGAAGCCACTCTCCTCACCTCTCaccaggatgggggtggggtgcctTTTCCCTGGCAGCGCTGGCCCCTGTGCTGGGTTTCTCAAAGCCCCACCCCAGctgtctgtctctttttttttcccaggcaAATGGCGGCTGGCAGGAGGCTGTGACCCCATCCTCAGTGACATCCCCGACAGAGGGACCAGGGAGCGTTCATTCGGACACTTCCAACTGATCTTGCCCCTCAGGGCCACAGGGGTGGGGGCTCACAAGGCAACTCTTGAAGAGGACGCAGGCATCCGGAGGAGGAGACCCAGACACGGGAGAAGCACAAGACAAGAGAAGGCCAGACGGGGCCATCCCCTCCCCGGCCAGATTCTGTCAGTGCTGAGGGTGCCGACGACATGGCAGGGAAGATGGGGTCCCCTCAGGGGAGAGTGGGGTCTGTCTaccccttttttctttcctttttttctccccctttctctctcacagaaacacacacacaccttatttCTCAgatctttcctctcttttctctctcataaACACACCGGCAActattctgtctctctctctgtctctgtgggctcccccactctccctcccccaccccacttaTCTGCTCTGGGATCTGTGGAGACGCCAGCCCTGCCCAACCAGAGATGCCAAAAATGGGGACATGACTTCTGGACAGAGGACATGGGCCACGCCCCCCGTgcccccccacctcctgcccctccaGACGGCTTTTATTACCTCATACGCAGCTCATCTTAAACCAATAGAATCGCTCGGTGGACGAGAGTGTCTGACTCAGATATCTACCTCGGAGGGAGTTTCTGCTACTTTAGGGAATTGTTGACTGGGCTTTggggttgaatttttttttttaaggaaagaaaaattatccCGGGGTTCCATCTGTAGtttttttcattctgattttggggtgttttggtggtggtggtggtggttcttaatttttaatttagtttggggaagtagatgtttttataaataatgttgattttttttttttttaagtttcttgctTTCCCATATTAGGGGTAATAGCCAAAGGGGTCATGATAAGAGAAAGGGGAACAAATAGGCCTGCCTGGCTCCAGTCCTGTCCATCAGGAAGTAACATTTAGCAGGGCATCAAGCCtgctcccccacacacacacacacacaatcacttAGGTGTTCTCCTTTGCTTATAAAGTCACTTAGGTGTCCTTTGCTCATGTGGGCAGCTTTCTGCTGCATTTAGCATGGAGGCAGTCGGTCTTGCTCTGTCGGCCTATCCCCCCTCTTCCTACATCCCTTGGGCAGGGCAGGACTCAGTAATTTTGAGCAAATGGCACCTctaaaatcctttttttaaaaaaactattatttACAGATTGGAGGAGGAAGAATGGGGAGGGGGTTATTGCCAAATACGTTAAATATGGTTtggggtgtttgtgtgtgtattgccctcagtttccccaggtaTGAGGTATCTCTTTTCTTAGTCCAAAATCAAGAGGgttgggggagagaggaaggaggctgcAAAGAGCCAGGTTATGAGGGAAGGTAAAATCACCATCCCCAACCCTCGGCCCTGAACCCTACCATCTGAACCCCTCGAACATCCTCAGGCGTTTATAAGACTGTCACAGTGGGGAACCCCTCCCGTCAAAGATCCAGGCAGGATTGGGGAGGGGGGGCAGGTTGGGAGTGTGATGGGTGGGGGCGGGAGGCATGGGCTGGGGGCAGTTCTCTCCTCACTTGTAAACTTGtagtttcacagaaaaaaaaaaaaaaaccacagttttaaataaagaaatttctttttttcctgggtTTAGTTGagaattcttttcaaaaatatgagaaaccgcagaaaaaaattttttttctttctcagaaaaccCTAAGTAGctgctccctgctccctgccccacccaggtCTTCCAGTCTCCCTCACCACCCAAGCCCCAGGTTTcacccctgcctcctgggaaacagCCAGGCCTGAACCCTGTTGCCTGGCAACCTTGCTTAGTCATCCAGTAGCCTTCGGTGGACTGGTGGAATAGGTTGGGGGTCCTGAGGGGTGAGAGACCCTAGAAGAtgcactccccacccccatggaTGTGGCTGTGCCCAGAGGCTGGTAGTGCCCTGGGGTGGGGTGACAATTGTTTCTCCTAGTACCTGAAGGACTCTTGAATTTGAATTCCTAGCATTCCCTGTGACGGGACAGGACGGgggagatgggggcaggggagagggtaCAAGCCCCACCTAGGCTGGTGGCCACAGCAGCAAGGGGCAGACAGAGCCAGGAGCCTGGGAAGGGAGCAGGATGGCAGCAGGGGCAGCGGTCGGAGCCTGGATGCTAGTCCTCAGTCTGTGGGGTGAGCCACTCCCCCACCGCCAGCCCTCCCGGCAGAGGGCACCCCGCCCCGTCCCCAAATCCCCCTAGCTTCCCAGGAACCTGGGTACCGCTTTCCAGTCTCCCTCATCCTCCCTGTTCTAGTCTTGCTAGCTCCCATCTCCCTGCTCTCCATCGTGGTGCTGTCTCCCAGGGGCAGTCACAGGGGACCAAAACATCACAGCCCGGATCGGGAAGCCACTGGTGCTGAACTGTAAGGGAGCCCCCAAGAAACCACCCCAGCAGCTGGAATGGAAACTGGTAAGTGGGGCTCCTGTCTCTCCACTTCTGGGGACACCAGTGAGATTCGCGTCCCCTCTCGCCCACCTCCCTTCTTCATCAGTCCTTTCCCCAAGGGTCTGCACTGTTGAGGCCCCTCTCCTCTACCCCCAGAACACAGGCCGGACAGAAGCTTGGAAGGTCCTGTCTCCCCAGGGAGACCCCTGGGATAGCGTGGCTCGGGTCCTCCCCAACGGCTCCCTCCTCCTGCCGGCTGTTGGGATCCAGGATGAGGGGACTTTCCGGTGCCGGGCAACGAGCCGGAGCGGAAAGGAGACCAAATCTAACTACCGAGTCCGAGTCTATCGTAAGGGTTCTCAGGACCTCTTCACCACCCACCTCTCATCTAAGGAAAAGCCTTCGACCCCAGCCCTTGACTCTTTGGCCCTGGCCTGGGAGAACTTGACTTCAGCTGCCCCATTCCCACACCCATGGTGTGAGAATCTTCAAAGCTGTGGCCTCTGATAGGAATTTTCCCTCCTTCAGAGATTCCTGGGAAGCCAGAAATTGTTGATCCTGCCTCTGAACTCATGGCTGGTGTCCCCAATAAGGTAGAGGATGAAAAGGGGAGACGTGGAAAGGGGTCCtgaggatgggaggggagtgtagctctgtgtatgtatgtgtgtgtgtgtatcactcagttgtgtatgactctttgcgaccccgtggactgtagcctgccaggctcctctatccatgggatactcagggcaagaatactggagtggcttgccagttccttttctaggggatcttcatgacctaggaatcaaacccgggtctcccacattgcaggcagatcctttaccatctgagccactggattCTCTTATTTCCAGAGATGATGAAGTTGATTTTTCCCCAGGTGGGGACATGTGTATCTGAGGGGGGCTACCCTGCAGGGACTCTTAGCTGGCTCTTGGATGGGAAAACTCTGATTCCTGATGGCAAAGGTGAGTCCCAGCATCTCCCCTCCCAGCTGCCTTCTTTCTGAGCCCTCTCCCACACCCACCCTGGAATGTCTCACCTTGCTTTCCCCTACCACAGGAGTGTCCGTGAAGGAAGAGACCAAGAGACACCCGGAGACAGGGCTTTTCACACTCCATTCGGAGCTGATGTTGACCCCAGCTCGGGGAGGAGCTCTCCACCCCACCTTCTCCTGTAGCTTCACCCCTGGCCTTCCCCGGCGCAAAGCCCTGCACACAGCCCCCATCCAGCTCAGGGTCTCGAGTGAGCGCCGAGGTGGGGAGGGCCCCAACGGGGGTGAGCACATGTCAGAATATATGACCCTCAGGAAGGGGAGGGTTCAGCCCGTGGCCACTGGGACCACACACAGGTAGGACTCTCAACCCCATCGCCTTCCCACCCCCAGATGCTGTGCCAGTGGAGGAAGTCCAGTTGGTGGTAGAGCCAGAAGGGGGAGCAGTAGCTCCTGGTGGTACCGTGACCTTGACCTGTGAAGCCCCCGCCCAGCCCCCACCTCAAATCCACTGGATCAAGGATGTGAGTGACCAGAGAGGGGGCTGGCAGGTAGCAAGATACATAATTGGCAATTTGGAGGGCAAGGGGTTCATGGAGAGGCAGGCGAGGAGGTACAAGGGTATCTGAGGATGTGGAGGCGAGGACAGAAGTATGGGATGTGTGGACAGGGGATTTAATAGTCTCCTGTCCctccttccccaaccagggcaggcccctgccccttccccctgGCCCCGTGCTACTCCTCCCAGAGGTAGGGCCTGAGGACCAGGGAACGTACAGCTGTGTGGCCACCCATCCCAGCCATGGGCCCCAGGAGAGCCGTGCTGTCAGCGTCAGCATCATCGGTGAGACCTCCCTCTGAATCCCAGGCCAACCCTGAGGCTGGCTGAGGGACAGTGCAGGCTCCAGTTCCCCACCCTATACTAGCACTGTCCCCAAGAGCCACCCCGCCCCCCTCAGTGCAGCCACACCCAGGCCTCCTCTGCCCGACACAACCCAAGAGAACAGCCTGTCCCTTTAAGGGGCTCACTGGGATTCCCACTAAATACCTCTCTTCCAAACTGAAGCCTTCCCTTCTTTGTTTTCCAGAAACAGGCGAGGAAGGGACGACTGCAGGTGAGGGGGTTGGATAAAGTCAAAGAGAAGCAGACAGACCTCAACAGGACTGAGGGTCTGGTCAACCAGAAAGGAACTGTGAGTGGTGGGGTTGGGCCCTCAGTTATCCCTATCTCCATACAGGCTCTGTGGAAGGGCCAGGGCTGGAAACCCTAGCCCTGACCCTGGGGATCCTGGGAGGCCTGGGGACAGTCGCCCTGCTCATTGGGCTCATCGTGTGGCATCGAAGGCAGCAACGCAAAGGACAGGAGAGGTGAGTGGAGGAAGCCAGACACCTcagactgagaacttccaggcAGGAAGCAGAGGTGTGGGGTAAGAAATGATGGCATGCTGGAAAGCGTGTGTAGAATTCTCCCCAACCCTCCTCCCCAGGAAGGTCCCAGAAAaccaggaggaagaagaggaggagagagcgGAACTGAACcagccagaggagcctgaggcaGCAGAGAGCAGCACAGGAGGGCCTTGAGAAGCCCACGGCCAGACCCCATGCATCAGCCCCTTTTCTTTTCCCAGTCTGTTCCGGCCCCAGCCCAGTTCTCCTCTGTATAATCTTCAGCCCACCTCCCGCCAGCTTTCTTCCACAACCAGAGCCTCCCACAGAAAGTGATGAGTAAACACCTGCCACATttgctgtgtgtgttgtgtgatGCCCTCTCCCCCATGCTTCCCCACACCACACCAATATCTGCTCAAGTTGGGGAGAAGATGCTCCTGTCTTGAAAGGAAGGAGGGACGGACAAACGTAGGCAGAGTGAATACATCTCATCATGTTTATTGAATTTATCATAAAGGAGGTAGTGAGGGGAGGGAAGCACTTGAGAGTCAGGACCCACATTAGACACTGgggagagaaaaattaaattaaatcaagGGGAACATGGGAGAAGAGTCAGAGGGAGCCTTGCCCACCTTTCAACATCAAATCAAGAA
It encodes the following:
- the GPSM3 gene encoding G-protein-signaling modulator 3 isoform X2, whose amino-acid sequence is MEAERPQEEEDGEQHQGPHQDEHGWPPASSSTRPWRSAPPSPPPPGTRPTALGPRSASLLSLQTELLLDLVAEAQSRRLEEQRATFHPPKNPPSLGRALPRPLEDREQLYSTIISHQCQRMEAQRSEPPLPPGGQELLELLLRVQGGGRMEEQRSRPPTHTC
- the PBX2 gene encoding pre-B-cell leukemia transcription factor 2 isoform X2; translated protein: MDERLLGPPPPGGGRGGLGLVGGEPGGPGEPPGGGDPGGGSGGVPGGRGKQDIGDILQQIMTITDQSLDEAQAKKHALNCHRMKPALFSVLCEIKEKTGLSIRSSQEEEPVDPQLMRLDNMLLAEGVAGPEKGGGSAAAAAAAAASGGGVSPDNSIEHSDYRSKLAQIRHIYHSELEKYEQACNEFTTHVMNLLREQSRTRPVAPKEMERMVSIIHRKFSAIQMQLKQSTCEAVMILRSRFLDARRKRRNFSKQATEVLNEYFYSHLSNPYPSEEAKEELAKKCGITVSQVSNWFGNKRIRYKKNIGKFQEEANIYAVKTAVSVTQGGHSRTSSPTPPSSAGGITPTLNGARGLRG
- the PBX2 gene encoding pre-B-cell leukemia transcription factor 2 isoform X3 gives rise to the protein MKPALFSVLCEIKEKTGLSIRSSQEEEPVDPQLMRLDNMLLAEGVAGPEKGGGSAAAAAAAAASGGGVSPDNSIEHSDYRSKLAQIRHIYHSELEKYEQACNEFTTHVMNLLREQSRTRPVAPKEMERMVSIIHRKFSAIQMQLKQSTCEAVMILRSRFLDARRKRRNFSKQATEVLNEYFYSHLSNPYPSEEAKEELAKKCGITVSQVSNWFGNKRIRYKKNIGKFQEEANIYAVKTAVSVTQGGHSRTSSPTPPSSAGSGGSFNLSGSGDMFLGMPGLNGDSYSASQVESLRHSMGPGGYGDNLGGGQMYSPREMRANGGWQEAVTPSSVTSPTEGPGSVHSDTSN
- the PBX2 gene encoding pre-B-cell leukemia transcription factor 2 isoform X1 is translated as MDERLLGPPPPGGGRGGLGLVGGEPGGPGEPPGGGDPGGGSGGVPGGRGKQDIGDILQQIMTITDQSLDEAQAKKHALNCHRMKPALFSVLCEIKEKTGLSIRSSQEEEPVDPQLMRLDNMLLAEGVAGPEKGGGSAAAAAAAAASGGGVSPDNSIEHSDYRSKLAQIRHIYHSELEKYEQACNEFTTHVMNLLREQSRTRPVAPKEMERMVSIIHRKFSAIQMQLKQSTCEAVMILRSRFLDARRKRRNFSKQATEVLNEYFYSHLSNPYPSEEAKEELAKKCGITVSQVSNWFGNKRIRYKKNIGKFQEEANIYAVKTAVSVTQGGHSRTSSPTPPSSAGSGGSFNLSGSGDMFLGMPGLNGDSYSASQVESLRHSMGPGGYGDNLGGGQMYSPREMRANGGWQEAVTPSSVTSPTEGPGSVHSDTSN
- the GPSM3 gene encoding G-protein-signaling modulator 3 isoform X3, translated to MEAERPQEEEDGEQGPHQDEHGWPPASSSTRPWRSAPPSPPPPGTRPTALGPRSASLLSLQTELLLDLVAEAQSRRLEEQRATFHPPKNPPSLGRALPRPLEDREQLYSTIISHQCQRMEAQRSEPPLPPGGQELLELLLRVQGGGRMEEQRSRPPTHTC
- the GPSM3 gene encoding G-protein-signaling modulator 3 isoform X1, with the translated sequence MGGARGGADQEPSFLLSTQASSPRLTPTPFGPYSPQELRVPALLPNPSYPLPHRFLPSRVWRLRDPRKKRMVSSIRAPIRMSMAGPPRAPALGLGGLPLRPLLLQGLALQTELLLDLVAEAQSRRLEEQRATFHPPKNPPSLGRALPRPLEDREQLYSTIISHQCQRMEAQRSEPPLPPGGQELLELLLRVQGGGRMEEQRSRPPTHTC